The following nucleotide sequence is from Coffea eugenioides isolate CCC68of chromosome 3, Ceug_1.0, whole genome shotgun sequence.
AATCCTGCAAcctaatcattttcaatttagAACAGATTCAATTAATACTAGTATCAAGAGGAAGTGAATGACTTGAATAAATACAATATATTTGAACCTCACTTTTGTTTTACCTCGCCTTGGGAGTACCACGGTTGCCAAGGGGCTTTCACGGCTACCCCTAGCTTCTTTATGGCATACCTAGTTGCCGTCACGGGTATAAAGCTATTTGTATCTCCACTGGAATTCATCAAAATTGTTGCAATGTCTTAGTTAACACAATAGATGGACAAAGGCAGATTGTCGTAAATGCTAGCTTTTCCAcaaccacaaattcatcacttaGTTACCTATACATCCATACGTTAATGCCACCTGCCATTAGCTCCCTAATGGTAGATAAAACTGTATCTGGACTATCGGTCCAATTAATGAATCTGCTATATATGGATATCCAATCCATAGAACGATGATAGTTATGTACGTCACAAAAAATATACTTCAAATATTGATATGAAATAATGTAATAGCAATGGCACGATAGCATACGTACCTGCAGTAACCCATAAGTCCAATTCCAGTTGCATTCGCATGAAGCGACTTTTGCACTTCAGGATTGTTTAGGTAGGATAACGCATAATCATCCGCGCATGGATCTTCACCGTATATCTATTTCAATCAACGGAAACATTGCAAATTGCTGTAAGTAATTTGGCTTTTCATTCAGATGAGAATAGAAAGGTAACATATCATATATGAAGAGTAGAATTGTACCCAAGGAGCATTGGAAGTAGAAGAGCACACTGGAGCATATATGTTGTAGCGATTGATGTTTCCCATTGCCTTCGCTTGTTCGGCGTACTTATTACAAGTGCAATTTGAGACTAAACCTTGATATATTTCATCAGATATTAGGCTACGTGACCACAAAAAATCATATGGTCCCTTGCTTTGGTTTTCTGTATCCACAATAGCATTTCCCATCTGAAAATAACAAGACAGCATCATCATTAGATGTAAAACATATTGATGTTTGAACAGCACATATAATGTAaccaataaaggaaaaaaaagaaacaaaacttaCTGCAATTCCTTTCAAGTTAATCACCGTTTGGTTAGTTATTTTGTTGTTATGGAGGATAAGCTAAGCAAGTTCAGGTACGAAAAAGCCAGCATAATCTTCTTCAGCTATGTAAAAGTCTCTGCTTTTGTAGTCAGCGAATCTTTCCAACCAATTTTTTAGGAATGTGTAAGAATCTTTTGCCGTTTGTTTATCTCCAATAGTGTAATCAGATGACGTGTTTGAGTAAGAAAATCCAGCACCTGCCGGTGATTCCGAGTAAAGTATGTTTGCCACTGAATTCAAACATGATAAATCTCGAGAGCTCATTATAAAATTGTATGGATTCGCTTGTACCTTTATTCCAGGCATATTCATTGTGCCATAGTGTTTTGTTATCTTTACTAACTCGAAATGGACCTTGTCCACTCATTGCTCCAACACCCAGAGAAGAGCAGCCACGCCCTGCCATCACCCATTAAGAGATTTTTTCCAAGTTACGCACATCCAGAATGCTTAATAGGTTAGGGAAAATAATTAGGACATATACCTTGGTTTAACCACAGCACAAGAGGCTTGCTAGAAGGGTTTTCGGACTCGGAAATATAGTAAAAGAGAGCTCGACCAGCCGTAGGATCAACAGTGACATACCCTGAATATTGATCAAACTTTACTCCTTTTGGTTCCCCTGGCAATGCGATGATTTTGTTGGCTGCTTTAAACCCCTCTTGAGGACCAATATATACTGGCGAATACTGATGAGCTGAATCCTCATCAGTTATGTAATTGTTTGATCTGTTTAAGCTCTCAGGGAGGAGGAATTTTCGAAGGGTCTCGTATTTTTCTCCCTCGTAACATTTTACAAATGAAACTTGGCTTATGAGGGTAAGAAATATGACTAATGCGCCTTTCATCATTGACACGTTGAACTAGAAGTGATTGTTTTATGAATCAATCCATCAGCATTCTATTTATAGTTTAGGAAACCAGTGTTTAATCTATAGCACTATGTATTTGTTGGTTTCTTCCTGATAAATTTACCTTGGCATTAATAAATGGCATTTTCTAGACGGGATAAAATTCTGTCTTCCCGGTGTATTGTGACTTGATTTGGCTTTTGGGTAAACAAGCAGTAACAACATTAATTTTTCTCAAGCCAAAATTAAAGGATTTTGACATCTTACCAGAGACATAAAAGAAGGCTATCATGCATTGTTTTTAAATCGAGTCAGACTGACCGGCTTGACTGGTTAAACCATGAACAGATCATGACACCAATCAAATTggatatcaaagctggaaataaGTTAAATAACTAAAAACCGATCAAAATCGACAAACCAGTATATAACCAATTGAACTGTAACCTGCCGATTTGTAAAATTTGTTCACATAAATCCAACTAACTGAAAAAATCAAACTTAAAAAATCAAGCTCTAAATTTACTCTTCTCAAGCAACTAGCCATCAACAATTCTCTTTCTCCAATCTATTCCTCTCCTCatcttctctccttttctctatTTATCTCCAATCTATtctatttttccaaaattttacaATATCTATAGCTCCATAACCTTATAATCTCCATTCTCATATCTATTTTGCATAGTGCAAATTATTAGTCCAGATTCGTCCACACTGGAAACTCTAGGACAAATTGGTTCAATCATATATACTAATTGATGGCACAATTTATTATGATTTTCAATATCTTAATCTGCTGATGTATATATATCTAAATATTTCATTTTCCTATTGTGTATGCATTCCTTGTAAAGCACAATCATGTCCTTGTATAGACAAACATGTAGATGATTTAATAACCATAGAATGACAAAAGCTTTTACACAAATCCCATTCATTTCTTACCAAACACAAGAACCGGGCTAGTTGCATGTTTCTGTCTTTTTCGCTATGATTTTTGATATTTTGTAGTATTGATTGACTCCTtgtagtttttctttttgtttgcgtcccttttgcttgttttatggttttcattttttagagCTAGTTAATTTATGTTTTGTGGTGctagttttatttttcattttcctttacaattttgattttatgttttttgtTGCAGTGGTAATTAGTTTTGTGTATGCATGTTTCCTTTTTCCTTATGTTTTTACCGTTATCAATTTTTATggtttcgattttcatttttgaacTTGTAGTGCTAATTAATTTCCTAtagttttttttccttctttttcacTGTTTAACACCTTTTtgtctaattaattttatttagttttaatGATAAAGAAGGTGCGCTGATGTCTATGAGGAACACTTAtggatgaggatgatgatgatgaattgTGATATAGAGCTTTTTTTTTGGAGATGCGCCGTGTGttgatgaggatgatgatgatgaattgAGATATAGAGAATTTTTTGGAGATGCACCATGTGTTGTAACTGTTTGTGAAGATTTGAGGCTCATacgaagaaaaaaaatgtggtTTGACTTAGTTTGTAgaatttgtaaatttttttttgtaaaattttaattattttccttgttttgtatgattaaattttttttttttgctttttcaatAATTGGACTTTTCCTTGTAACAAATGCAAgttttttccttgttctttatgattttattttatgttttttggTATTGGTAATTAATTTTCTGCAACTTTGTTTTTCCTTATgttcttatagttttccttttttatggTTTGGGTTTCTTTTTTGACCTTGTATTGCTAATTAATTATCTGTAGTTTTTCTTACGTTTCCCCCATCTTTTTTGCTATTTTGATGTTTAACGTCAGTTTGtctaatttcttttattttgtttttatgaTAAATAGGGTTTGCTGATAACGATGATGGACACTTATGGATGATGATTATGAATTGTGATATGCAGATTTTTTGAAGATGTGCCGTGCGTTGTAGCTGTTTATGAAGATTTGAGGCCCATATGAAGATGTTGCTTCCAAACAAAATATGTGGTTTGATTTAGTTCGTAGAATTCGtaattttttttgtcgaaatttaaattatttttcctcaagTGGATCAAACTTTTGAACTTTTTTATGTTAACTAATTTCTTTAAATATAATAGAAGATAATAAGTGATAATTAGTTTGCATTTGGAATCTAAATCTAGTGGCAATGTATTTCAAAAGGATTACAACAATTATTAGTAAAGAGATAAGTGAAAGATATAATTGCTAGACAAGAATATCACTgatagtaaaataaaaaaaaagggttgaaCCATGAACCAAACACTTAACCAGTTCACCCTCTGGTCtgagttttaaaacattgataCCATTACGTTAGGGCGGCTTTTGGATTTTGATATATGCCAATTTCTAATTGACTTCAAATTTTGTCCTATCCATTTCGAATCTAACCCGGATTCCTTTTGTGTCGCATTCTTGCTAACTGCACTTTAGTGTCCATTAATTCATGCAAGAATCAGCTGGACAACATCATCTTACAGAGGAAATATCCACTGAGATGGTAACTTAAGGTTTTCCCTCTCCCTAACAGTAGTGTTTACCTTTCGGAATTCAAAATCCGTATTGTCAGGTTGTAGTTGGAAATATCATACACATTGTGCTTATATATTGGGGTCAcgtgataaaatataaaattataaggagttaaaatatcatacacattatatttatattttttaatcacttcAGTCactttagtttttaaataaaagtaatttgaatatttttataGATCCTGTTATAGAGGATTATTTCTATCAATTTGATACTTTAATTCAAATCATAAAGAAGTTTTGTATTGATTTTAAAATCATGATAGATTATGTGAAAAATTATCAAATCGTAGGAAGGCAAAGTGTACTTTACTCTCGAGAATATGACTTTCTTGAACTTCCTGTTTTAACCATCACATTGTACGATTGCCACATGGCATCAAAGAATAAGAGCTTGAATACCTTGGACAACTGACAAACcgacaaaagaacaaaaagaaagtGACGAAGCCATCATATTTAATGGTGCATTTTTATTGGTATAAGTGCACCTTTATCACACAGGAATACAAACTCAAACATAAACggtgatttttatttatttaatggtgcATTTTTATTGGTACAACTGCACCTTTAATGTACTAGTAGCACCGTAGGGAGACGTATGCATGACAGCAGTACATCATCCATGCATAAACTGAAAACCAACCATAAACACTATATATAATTCATGTCATTGATCCTCAGCTGATCAAGAGTAGTGCGTGGTcaattattgttattattgtaCCACATGAATTCATAAGTGTGACCATTGCCCGTCCCTGCATCACAAACGTATGCTACGTCGTGATGTGTGCCCTTAACATCCTGAGTTATAATGGCAAGCATGTAGAAAGTGCCACCATGGGGCCAGCAGAAGCCGAATTCTACATTGGTGAAAACCCGAGCGGTATCGTTCCGCTCGTTGTACTTTTTAACTGCAAATTTTGCGGTCTCAATCACATTAGGGTCTGTCGGGTTGACGGTTGACGCCATAGGAACACAATAAGAGTTTTTTAGACCACCACCCATCATGTTTTTCTGCAAACCCCAAACATTATTTTTCAGTAAGAAAACCCAAAGCAGTTGAGTTCCCGAAATCGGTTAGACGAAGGAACAACCAGAAAACTAAAGCCAACCAATCAATTGCTCGGACGAAGCTTTATTATCAAACTATTCAAGAGACCGCCTACCCATATGCATGTAGACAACTAGAAATATAAAATAATGCTACCCATATGAATGTTCAAATTACTTTACTTTAATTTTACTTCAAATTACTTTACTTTAATTTTCAAACGTTTCTATACAAGTTGTTTATAAGTTGATTCCCAAAACCATGCACACACaaacttgaaaaagaaagaaatccaaGTCTAGCAAGGCATACAATCACTATTCACCTGTCCAGCACCAATAGCAGCTGTAGCGGATCTGGCTGCGACCGTAGACATTTTTTCCTTGAGGAACTAGCTAGCTTATAAGTATGAAGTAGATTTTTGCAATTGCTTGTGAGTATCGAAAACTTGAGAGCTGAGTTTAGTACATTGAAATAACAAGCCAGGCTCCTTGTATTTATAGGCCATCTTTTTTCACC
It contains:
- the LOC113765260 gene encoding uncharacterized protein LOC113765260 — its product is MSTVAARSATAAIGAGQKNMMGGGLKNSYCVPMASTVNPTDPNVIETAKFAVKKYNERNDTARVFTNVEFGFCWPHGGTFYMLAIITQDVKGTHHDVAYVCDAGTGNGHTYEFMWYNNNNN